Proteins from one Drosophila gunungcola strain Sukarami chromosome 3R, Dgunungcola_SK_2, whole genome shotgun sequence genomic window:
- the LOC128264458 gene encoding beta-galactosidase produces MKFCLVVLVGLFTLLAAVSANRTFTVDYDNDQFLKDGKSFRFIAGSFHYFRAHPATWQRHLRTMRAAGLNAVTTYVEWSLHNPRDGVYVWSGIADLEHFIRLAVGEDLLVILRPGPYICAERDMGGFPYWLLNKYPGIQLRTADVNYLSEVRLWYAQLFAKMSKYLYGNGGPIIMVQVENEYGSYFACDLNYRNWIRDETESHTKGHAVLFTNDGPSVLRCGKIQNVLATMDFGSTNDLKPVWAKLRRYQPKGPLVNAEYYPGWLTHWTEPMANVSTGSITTTFINMLDSGASVNFYMFYGGTNFGFTAGANEIGPGNYMADITSYDYDAPMTEAGDPTPKYMALRRIIARYLPLPNQPVPGPVPKRAYGTVRLISCCSLLSPDARNRLSTGFVQSAKPKSFEALGQYSGLVLYETWLPSFQRDPSILNVPGVADRGYVYVDGEYVGLVARETPVFELSLSASAGRKLQIIVENQGRINYGRQLNDFKGILRDVRLDKHVLNNWNMTQFPLESYDHLEQLITQSDEASRHGFHELRKLRTMLRHGPAIYHGNLNVQKESDLADTYLDMSDWGKGIVFLNGENLGRYWPLVGPQVTLYVPAPVLKVGSNRLVVVEYQQTPTSLELHFRDTPILNARTV; encoded by the exons ATGAAGTTTTGTCTAGTAGTCCTGGTGGGGCTATTCACGCTTTTGGCAGCGGTTTCAGCGAATCGCACTTTCACAGTCGACTACGACAACGATCAGTTCCTCAAGGATGGGAAATCCTTTCGGTTCATTGCGGGATCCTTCCACTACTTCCGTGCACATCCAGCCACCTGGCAGCGGCATCTGCGAACCATGAGAGCCGCGGGACTCAATGCAGTGACTAC CTATGTCGAGTGGTCATTGCACAATCCCCGCGATGGCGTTTACGTCTGGAGTGGAATTGCCGATCTGGAGCACTTTATTCGTCTGGCCGTGGGCGAGGATCTGCTGGTCATTCTTCGTCCGGGACCTTATATTTGCGCAGAGCGGGACATGGGCGGCTTTCCCTACTGGCTGCTCAACAAGTATCCGGGGATTCAACTCCGAACAGCTGATGTCA attaTCTAAGCGAGGTGCGGTTATGGTACGCCCAACTGTTTGCCAAGATGTCCAAATATCTGTACGGCAATGGAGGACCCATTATCATGGTGCAGGTGGAGAACGAATACGGTTCCTACTTTGCCTGCGATCTCAACTACCGCAATTGGATTCGGGATGAGACCGAGAGTCACACCAAAGGCCATGCGGTGCTCTTCACCAACGACGGACCCAGTGTGCTGCGCTGTGGTAAAATCCAGAACGTCCTGGCCACCATGGACTTTGGATCCACCAACGATCTCAAGCCCGTTTGGGCCAAATTGCGGAGGTACCAGCCCAAGGGTCCGCTGGTCAACGCCGAATACTATCCCGGCTGGTTAACCCACTGGACGGAACCGATGGCCAATGTGAGCACGGGATCGATTACTACTACTTTTAT AAACATGCTGGACAGTGGAGCAAGTGTCAATTTCTATATGTTCTACGGCGGCACTAATTTCGGATTCACGGCCGGTGCGAATGAGATCGGACCGGGTAACTATATGGCGGACATAACCAGCTATGACTACGATGCACCCATGACGGAGGCGGGGGATCCCACTCCAAAATATATGGCCCTGCGCCGCATCATTGCCCGCTATCTTCCACTGCCCAATCAGCCGGTGCCCGGACCCGTTCCCAAAAGAGCCTACGGAACAGTGCGTCTGATCAGCTGCTGCAGCCTGCTGTCCCCGGATGCGCGAAACCGTCTTTCCACCGGCTTTGTGCAGTCTGCCAAACCTAAGAGCTTTGAGGCTCTGGGACAGTATTCTGGACTGGTTCTATACGAGACGTGGCTGCCCAGCTTCCAGCGGGATCCGAGCATTCTCAACGTGCCCGGAGTGGCGGACCGTGGTTATGTCTACGTGGATGGCGAGTACGTGGGACTGGTGGCCAGGGAAACACCCGTTTTTGAGCTATCGCTGAGTGCAAGTGCCGGGCGAAAGTTGCAGATCATCGTGGAGAACCAGGGACGCATCAATTATGGCCGGCAGCTCAATGACTTCAAGGGCATCCTGCGGGATGTGCGGCTGGACAAGCATGTGCTGAACAACTGGAACATGACCCAGTTTCCGCTCGAGTCGTACGATCATCTGGAGCAGCTGATTACCCAGTCGGATGAGGCATCTCGCCACGGCTTCCATGAGTTGAGGAAGTTGAGGACAATGCTGCGCCACGGTCCCGCCATCTATCATGGCAACCTGAACGTCCAGAAGGAGTCGGATCTGGCGGACACCTATCTGGACATGTCGGACTGGGGCAAGGGCATTGTCTTCTTGAACGGCGAGAACCTCGGCAGATACTGGCCACTGGTGGGGCCGCAAGTCACCCTGTATGTGCCGGCACCGGTGCTCAAGGTGGGCTCGAATCGCCTGGTGGTGGTGGAGTACCAGCAGACACCCACCTCCCTGGAGCTGCACTTCCGGGACACCCCCATTCTGAACGCGAGAACCGTTTAG
- the LOC128253201 gene encoding kelch-like protein 18 — MDLSDNSQLEDQYFVYKHEQLFGESFPLFKEIRRLGKLCDVTLKVEDQTFSAHRVVLAATIPYFYAMFTNNMAESRIKEITMKESAIEPSALESLINYVYSGQVRIDNQNVQSLMVGASFLQLSNVRDACASFLISRFHPHNVLGIRTFADSMICRQLIDAADKYIDQNFAKVSQSEEFLALDCDQLLELMRRDELNVRTEEVIFEACMKWVKYAEEKRSELFPQVLAAVRLPLLSPQFLADRVAREELIRSSHQCRDLLDEAKDFHLMPERRGLLQSFRTRQRSGEFFTGQIYAVGGLASTGESVSTVEIYDPLTKKWKMGEQMSMMRSRVGVAVLNGKLYAFGGFNGTERLSTVEVYDPRKNKWSQGCAMLCKRSAVGVAALDDCIYVCGGYDGVTSLNTVEVYYPKSNTWKTVAQMMKYRSAGGVTQLNGYVYALGGHDGLSIFDSVERYDQNEDVWVKMSPMLNRRCRLGVATLNGKIYVCGGYCGNSFLRSVECYEPQTDTWKLVTPMNCKRSRVALAANMGKLWAIGGYDGESNLSTVEVYDPETDKWTFMPPMCAHSGGVGAGVIRIE; from the exons ATGGATTTGAGTGATAATAGCCAACTGGAGGATCAGTACTTTGTTTACAAGCATGAGCAGCTGTTCGGCGAGAGCTTCCCGCTCTTCAAGGAGATCCGCAGGCTGGGCAAGCTGTGCGATGTTACCCTGAAG GTTGAAGATCAGACCTTCTCCGCGCACCGCGTCGTGCTGGCGGCGACCATTCCGTACTTCTATGCGATGTTCACCAACAACATGGCCGAGAGCCGGATCAAGGAGATCACCATGAAGGAGAGCGCCATCGAGCCCAGTGCCCTGGAGAGCCTCATCAACTACGTTTACAGCGGCCAGGTGCGCATTGACAACCAGAATGTGCAGAGCCTGATGGTGGGCGCCTCGTTCCTGCAGCTGTCCAACGTCCGGGATGCCTGCGCCAGCTTCCTGATCTCCCGCTTCCATCCGCACAACGTCCTGGGCATCCGCACCTTCGCCGACTCCATGATCTGCCGCCAGCTAATCGACGCCGCCGACAAGTACATCGACCAAAACTTTGCCAAAGTCTCGCAGTCGGAGGAGTTCCTCGCCCTCGACTGCGACCAGCTCCTGGAGCTGATGCGCCGGGACGAGCTCAACGTGCGCACCGAGGAGGTCATCTTCGAGGCCTGCATGAAGTGGGTCAAGTATGCGGAGGAGAAGCGCTCTGAGCTATTCCCCCAGGTGCTGGCTGCTGTTCGTCTGCCCCTGCTCTCGCCGCAGTTTTTGGCGGATCGTGTGGCTCGCGAGGAGCTCATCCGATCCTCGCACCAGTGTCGCGATCTCCTGGACGAGGCGAAGGACTTTCATTTGATGCCCGAGCGCAGGGGCCTGCTGCAGAGTTTCCGCACTCGCCAGCGATCCGGGGAGTTCTTTACCGGCCAAATATACGCCGTGGGAGGATTGGCCAGCACCGGGGAATCAGTGAGCACTGTGGAGATCTACGACCCCCTTACCAAGAAGTGGAAAATGGGCGAACAAATGTCCATGATGAG ATCTcgcgtgggcgtggccgttCTAAATGGCAAGCTGTACGCCTTCGGTGGATTCAACGGCACCGAACGCCTCTCCACCGTCGAGGTCTACGATCCGCGTAAGAACAAGTGGTCCCAGGGCTGCGCCATGCTCTGCAAGCGAAGCGCCGTGGGCGTGGCCGCCCTGGATGACTGTATCTATGTGTGCGGCGGCTACGACGGCGTCACCTCGCTGAACACCGTTGAGGTTTACTACCCCAAGTCCAACACCTGGAAGACA GTTGCTCAAATGATGAAGTATCGATCGGCCGGTGGTGTGACCCAACTAAACGGCTATGTTTATGCCCTTGGCGGTCACGACGGATTGTCCATATTCGACTCGGTGGAGAGATACGACCAGAATGAGGATGTCTGGGTGAAGATGTCGCCCATGCTGAACAGGCGATGTCGCCTAGGCGTGGCTACGTTGAACGGAAAGATATACGTCTGTGGCGGCTACTGCGGCAACTCATTCCTTCGCTCCGTAGAGTGCTACGAGCCGCAGACGGACACCTGGAAGCTGGTAACGCCGATGAATTGCAAACGGTCGCGTGTGGCTCTGGCCGCCAACATGGGAAAACTGTGGGCCATCGGCGGCTACGACGGCGAGTCAAATCTGTCTACCGTCGAGGTGTACGATCCGGAGACCGATAAATGGACCTTCATGCCGCCCATGTGCGCCCACAGTGGCGGCGTCGGAGCAGGGGTCATACGAATCGAGTAA